In Plasmodium chabaudi chabaudi strain AS genome assembly, chromosome: 10, a single genomic region encodes these proteins:
- a CDS encoding diphthamide biosynthesis protein 2, putative, translating into MKLNAENISKKYELELVSHIILNYGFKNVAIQLADYMLNDSLFISNTIKNIILNSQNDVGAKDSNLEEGDKNEKVGKDEKGELIGASYEQNSEKNCCSGNCNQNKTVCDISMNKDNMNNSDKVNLYILGDTTLNECCEDYVCSDHVHADFLVHYGVSCQSFITPYVPSIYIFNKINLEDNFIKNVREFVNKKNILEENKISIILTDVSFINYMEQLVTCFCDKNKINFLCDEKKRKIFYEIDDKIISGKNIYDQNILANEKKEGNNSINNTHTNSENIINDNPFTSPDLQFTNVIIGMHRIANNMNGHVYYGYWDSFVEFKIDDNIFDKYKFMCGRLLFKVFYNTKGNTFVYKIVKKNDFECRLENEQCPNGEDSKKECPQIYLFSGKEENFTNRVILEYGNYFDIYNYNDVTIFSKENNKINKLVLKRYNLIEICKEVNTFGIIIGNVNLCKNKELRLLINYILRKNGKKCFTIVTNKLNSPKLENFYDIEMYILLTCSENNLLELKDFSKKIINPYEFFVAYNYLEWDCNYLFDFYDLLNAKEIQKEYISSLKKDKYFTWNINSEQLCIKNEKNSEQQELLLKKYDHLIDHNSTISVQDQQKFIMKFQENSSMCQYFMETIKENEKREFKGVDINYNTEEIPMAVQGLDGIAQRYDSDLKFSK; encoded by the coding sequence ATGAAATTGAACGCTGAGAacatttcaaaaaaatatgaattagAATTAGTATcgcatataattttaaattatggttttaaaaatgtagcAATTCAGCTAGCTGATTATATGCTAAACGATTCCCTCTTCATTTcaaatacaataaaaaacattattttaaattcacAGAATGATGTAGGGGCTAAAGATAGCAACCTAGAGGAGGGagacaaaaatgaaaaagttGGAAAGGATGAAAAAGGGGAATTGATTGGAGCCAGTTATGAGCAAAACTCTGAAAAAAACTGTTGCTCTGGCAATTGCAACCAAAATAAAACAGTATGTGATATATCAATGAATAAGGACAATATGAACAACAGCGATAAAGTTAATCTATACATATTAGGTGATACTACACTAAATGAATGTTGTGAAGATTATGTATGCTCAGACCATGTTCATGCAGATTTTTTAGTTCATTATGGAGTATCTTGCCAATCATTTATTACACCATATGTTCCTtcgatttatatatttaacaaaataaatctcgaagacaattttattaaaaatgttcgtgagtttgttaataaaaaaaacattttagaggaaaataaaatatctattatattaactgatgtttcatttataaattatatggaGCAATTAGTTACATGTTTttgtgataaaaataaaataaattttttatgtgatgaaaaaaagcggaaaatattttatgaaattgatgataaaataatttcaggtaaaaatatttatgaccaaaatatattggctaatgaaaaaaaggaagGAAACAATTCGATAAATAACACACATACAAATAGTGAgaacataataaatgataatccATTTACTAGTCCGGATTTACAATTTACTAATGTAATAATTGGCATGCATAGAATTGCTAATAATATGAACGGACATGTATATTATGGATATTGGGATAGTTTTGTAGAATTTAAAattgatgataatatttttgataaatataaatttatgtgTGGTAGACTTTTATTTAaagttttttataataccAAGGGAAATAcgtttgtttataaaattgtgaaaaaaaacgattTTGAATGTAGACTGGAGAATGAACAATGCCCAAATGGGGAAGACAGTAAAAAGGAATGCCCACaaatttatcttttttcaggaaaagaagaaaattttacaaatcGAGTTATTCTAGAATATGgcaattattttgatatatataactacAATGATGTAACTATATTTTccaaagaaaataataaaataaacaagcTAGTATTAAAAcgatataatttaatagaAATTTGTAAAGAGGTTAATACATTTGGAATAATTATAGGTAATGTAAATTTATGTAAGAATAAAGAATTAagattattaataaattatatattacgaaaaaatggaaaaaaatgttttactATTGTaactaataaattaaatagtCCTAAacttgaaaatttttatgatattgaaatgtatatattattaacatgttcagaaaataatttattagaattaaaagatttttcaaaaaaaattattaacccatatgaattttttgttgCTTATAATTATCTTGAGTGGGATtgtaattatttgtttgaCTTTTACgatttattaaatgcaaaagaaatacaaaaagaatatatctCAAGTTTGAAAAaggataaatattttacatggAATATAAATTCTGAACAGTTgtgcataaaaaatgaaaaaaattctgAACAGCAAGAattattgttaaaaaaatatgaccATCTTATAGATCATAATTCAACAATTTCTGTGCAAGACCAACAAAAATTCATAATGAAATTTCAGGAAAATTCATCTATGTGCCAATATTTTATGGAAacaataaaagaaaatgaaaaaagagaaTTTAAAGGAGTAGacattaattataatactgAAGAAATACCAATGGCTGTTCAGGGGCTAGATGGTATAGCACAAAGATATGACTCCGATCTCAAATTTTCGAAATGA